A single uncultured Methanolobus sp. DNA region contains:
- a CDS encoding molybdopterin molybdotransferase MoeA: MIFRERTDVGEAKEMFLAGIKGIDRTEVLPARSAIGRVLSISVLAPRNVPHYRRSAMDGFAVRSVDLIGASPTNPVMLQISDETMEGTCAPVNTGDYVPDDADAVLMMEDTISIGDMIEIRAQVHPGKNVGEIGEDVRKNEIIFNKSHILRPCDIAVLASLGISEVKVYSKPVVAIIPTGNDLLPLPGDEEPAPGKTLDINSLMIGKYVEKWGGSARYCDIVPEDAKLIEEAIKANLDTDMIVVSGGTSVGDRDFVPAVVEKLGKKLVHGVGLSPGKPTALGIIENVPVLCMPGYPAAGLVALFAFGKPALRKSGNIPNIPDTTVKATLSGKILSREGYVSYARVILEGNIAHPLMTAGAGILSSIAKSDGFVIIPENVEGCEEGSEVDVVLIE; the protein is encoded by the coding sequence ATGATATTCAGAGAACGCACAGATGTCGGTGAGGCAAAGGAAATGTTCCTTGCCGGGATAAAAGGTATTGACAGAACGGAAGTATTGCCTGCAAGGTCTGCTATTGGAAGAGTACTTTCAATAAGCGTACTTGCACCACGCAATGTTCCCCATTACAGACGTTCTGCTATGGATGGATTTGCAGTAAGGTCTGTGGATCTTATAGGTGCATCACCAACAAACCCGGTCATGCTCCAGATATCCGATGAGACCATGGAAGGAACCTGCGCCCCGGTCAATACGGGAGATTACGTGCCTGACGATGCAGATGCAGTCCTGATGATGGAAGATACCATTTCCATTGGGGACATGATAGAGATCAGGGCACAGGTACATCCCGGAAAGAACGTTGGCGAGATTGGAGAGGATGTCAGGAAGAATGAGATCATATTCAACAAAAGCCACATACTCAGACCCTGTGACATTGCAGTGCTGGCATCACTTGGAATAAGTGAGGTCAAAGTCTATTCAAAACCTGTTGTTGCGATCATCCCAACAGGAAATGACCTTCTTCCGCTTCCGGGAGATGAAGAACCTGCACCTGGCAAGACGCTTGACATTAACAGCCTCATGATTGGTAAATATGTAGAGAAATGGGGCGGAAGTGCGAGATATTGCGACATCGTTCCCGAGGATGCGAAACTCATAGAGGAAGCCATCAAAGCAAACCTCGACACTGACATGATCGTCGTTTCCGGTGGAACCTCAGTTGGAGACAGGGATTTTGTTCCGGCGGTTGTGGAGAAACTTGGCAAAAAGCTGGTTCACGGAGTAGGACTTAGTCCGGGAAAACCAACTGCACTTGGAATTATTGAAAACGTACCTGTACTATGTATGCCCGGTTATCCGGCAGCAGGACTTGTAGCACTTTTTGCTTTTGGCAAACCAGCACTTAGAAAATCAGGGAACATACCCAATATACCTGACACAACAGTAAAAGCCACATTAAGCGGCAAAATACTTTCAAGAGAGGGCTACGTCAGCTATGCAAGGGTAATACTCGAAGGCAACATTGCTCACCCTCTGATGACAGCAGGTGCCGGAATACTGAGTTCCATTGCAAAATCCGATGGCTTTGTTATAATCCCGGAAAATGTGGAAGGGTGCGAAGAAGGAAGCGAAGTGGACGTAGTGTTAATTGAATAG
- a CDS encoding ubiquitin-like small modifier protein 1 translates to MANVKVKLFANLREIAQTSFLSLTGDSVKEVLLSLTEQYPALKELVFEAGDNVKLCGYINVFLNGNNIKHMEGIDTILNDDDELGIFPPVSGG, encoded by the coding sequence ATGGCAAACGTTAAAGTGAAACTATTTGCAAATCTCAGGGAGATTGCACAGACTTCTTTTTTATCACTCACAGGAGACTCTGTTAAAGAGGTGCTCCTTTCACTTACAGAACAATATCCTGCCCTCAAAGAGCTTGTATTTGAGGCAGGAGACAATGTCAAACTTTGCGGTTATATCAATGTATTTCTGAACGGAAACAACATCAAACACATGGAAGGAATTGATACCATCCTGAACGATGACGATGAACTGGGAATATTCCCTCCGGTATCCGGCGGTTAA
- the crcB gene encoding fluoride efflux transporter CrcB has protein sequence MGGFFGAISRYLVAGYFTSASGTLVVNVLGSILLGFLMYSSEYLGIVSPRTRMFFGIGFCGSLTTFSTFTVQTFQMQLAEAAFNIFANIILTLAGIFTGRALVIYLVKRREGFGF, from the coding sequence ATGGGAGGATTCTTCGGAGCAATATCAAGATACCTTGTTGCAGGATACTTTACTTCTGCATCCGGAACTCTTGTGGTAAATGTGCTTGGGAGCATACTGCTTGGTTTTCTTATGTACAGCTCCGAGTACCTTGGAATTGTGTCCCCAAGAACGCGTATGTTCTTCGGAATTGGTTTTTGCGGATCACTCACAACCTTTTCTACATTCACGGTCCAGACATTCCAGATGCAACTGGCTGAAGCTGCATTCAACATTTTTGCAAACATCATCCTGACGCTTGCTGGAATTTTCACAGGCAGGGCACTGGTAATCTATCTGGTAAAAAGGAGGGAAGGATTTGGTTTCTGA
- a CDS encoding 6-bladed beta-propeller: MINNLIWKKTSFILFLLVFLLASVSVTHAETYSFVTEWGSTANNDYYEYHPTSVVVDSSGNVYTIDSYAVAYDSDINMIKKFDSSGNKIAEWGPSGSGDGELAVANALALDSSNNLYVAERNRIQKFDSDGNFIFKFGYQGSDDGEFNYIRSIAVDSSGNIYVVDSQNQRIQKFDSEGNFITKWKCNVLDIAVDSSGYVYAASSNNIQKYDGEGNLIDEWKAYNFVNIAVDSSDNVFIANHNIIQELDSDGTVINSWGSAGNGNEELDYIYDLATDSSGNVYAADYGNLCVKVFDDEGSFLRKWGYEGTKGGKFNRPNGIAVDASGSVYVVDSGMPSTASTKGINSRIQKFDSNGNFIFKWGFNGAGEGQFSNPTDVAVDSSGNVYVVDHDNARIQKFDSNGNFILEWGSSGHGKGEFDNPGGIAVDSSGNIYVADSGNYRIQEFDGDGNSIAIWGSQGADEGEFSSMNDVAVDSSGNVYVADGKYIQKFDKEGTFMTRWDCGSYAVIWKIAIDSSDYIFAACNNNLVQKYDGDGNIITEWGSKGDGKGEFSNPSGIAVDSSGNVYVVDSGNARIQKFAVSSQAIEQNVNGDEESDNTVAETISGTSVEDDATGVETDENAESSKSPGFGMVCGTIGLLAAFLYRKK, encoded by the coding sequence ATGATAAATAATCTTATTTGGAAAAAAACATCATTTATTCTTTTTTTGCTGGTTTTTTTACTGGCCAGTGTTTCTGTAACGCACGCTGAAACGTATTCTTTCGTGACAGAATGGGGTTCAACTGCTAACAACGATTATTATGAATATCATCCGACCAGTGTTGTCGTTGATTCTTCAGGAAACGTTTATACAATTGACAGTTATGCCGTGGCATACGATTCAGACATAAACATGATAAAGAAGTTCGATTCATCTGGCAACAAAATTGCCGAATGGGGTCCTTCAGGGAGCGGAGACGGTGAACTGGCTGTTGCAAACGCTCTTGCTCTGGACTCATCAAATAATCTCTATGTTGCAGAAAGAAATCGTATCCAGAAATTTGATAGCGACGGTAATTTTATTTTTAAATTTGGTTATCAGGGCAGCGATGATGGTGAATTTAATTATATCCGCAGTATTGCAGTTGATTCTTCTGGTAACATTTATGTCGTTGATTCTCAAAACCAGCGTATTCAGAAGTTCGACAGCGAGGGCAACTTCATTACAAAATGGAAATGCAATGTACTGGACATAGCCGTCGATTCATCCGGATATGTTTATGCCGCTTCAAGTAACAACATTCAAAAGTATGATGGAGAAGGAAATTTAATCGATGAATGGAAAGCTTATAACTTTGTAAACATTGCAGTTGATAGTTCAGACAATGTTTTCATTGCAAATCACAACATAATCCAGGAATTGGATTCAGATGGTACGGTTATTAATTCATGGGGTTCCGCCGGTAATGGTAATGAAGAACTAGATTACATATATGATCTTGCTACCGATTCATCGGGTAACGTCTACGCCGCTGACTACGGTAACCTTTGTGTAAAAGTATTTGATGATGAGGGCAGCTTCCTGAGAAAATGGGGTTATGAGGGTACAAAAGGCGGGAAATTCAATCGCCCGAATGGCATAGCTGTTGATGCTTCAGGTTCCGTTTATGTAGTTGACTCCGGCATGCCTTCCACAGCAAGTACAAAAGGTATCAACTCCCGTATTCAGAAGTTTGATAGTAACGGCAACTTCATTTTTAAATGGGGATTTAATGGAGCAGGTGAAGGGCAATTTAGCAATCCAACGGATGTTGCCGTTGATTCTTCCGGTAATGTCTATGTTGTAGATCATGACAATGCCCGCATTCAAAAATTTGACAGCAATGGTAATTTCATACTGGAATGGGGTTCTTCCGGTCATGGAAAAGGAGAATTTGACAATCCTGGTGGAATTGCTGTCGATTCATCCGGAAATATTTACGTTGCAGATTCAGGGAACTATCGCATTCAGGAGTTTGATGGCGATGGCAATTCCATAGCTATCTGGGGATCACAGGGCGCAGATGAAGGTGAGTTTTCATCTATGAATGATGTTGCAGTTGATTCTTCAGGTAATGTCTATGTTGCTGACGGAAAATATATCCAAAAATTCGATAAAGAAGGAACTTTCATGACCAGATGGGATTGTGGTTCTTATGCAGTTATATGGAAGATTGCTATCGATTCATCTGATTATATTTTTGCAGCCTGCAACAATAATCTTGTTCAGAAATATGATGGTGATGGCAATATTATAACTGAATGGGGTTCTAAGGGTGACGGAAAAGGAGAATTCAGTAATCCATCTGGAATTGCAGTCGATTCTTCTGGAAACGTATATGTTGTTGATAGTGGAAATGCACGAATACAGAAATTCGCAGTGAGCAGTCAGGCAATTGAACAAAATGTAAACGGCGATGAAGAATCAGATAATACAGTAGCAGAGACTATTAGTGGCACTTCTGTAGAAGATGATGCAACAGGTGTCGAAACAGATGAAAATGCTGAAAGTTCAAAATCTCCTGGATTTGGAATGGTATGCGGAACAATAGGTCTGCTTGCTGCATTTTTATATCGCAAAAAGTAA
- a CDS encoding recombinase RecA, with protein sequence MSGYSLGIKELDALLGDIREGTNLMMIGPPMSRKDDLLDAIIFNSQSPAGSAIIVSTREPGERVLGWFEDYGLDTSKADIGIVDCVTKTLGLGAADTEKIKRASSPVDLTGIGVKISQFFEEMLVKKKKQQVHLCINSLSTILMYSNIQTVFRFLHVFTGRVKAANGFGLYVVEDEMHDAQTIATLKQLFDGMIEIKAVGDAYAMRVVGMTSKPTPWFEYAIEGKDIVLKKT encoded by the coding sequence ATGTCCGGCTACTCTTTAGGCATCAAGGAACTGGATGCGCTCTTAGGCGACATCCGGGAAGGAACCAATCTGATGATGATAGGTCCACCTATGAGCCGAAAAGATGACCTGCTGGATGCCATTATTTTTAACAGCCAGAGTCCTGCCGGATCTGCTATTATAGTATCTACACGTGAGCCAGGGGAACGTGTTCTCGGATGGTTTGAAGATTATGGTCTGGACACATCAAAAGCCGATATTGGTATTGTTGATTGTGTGACCAAGACACTTGGACTGGGTGCAGCAGATACTGAAAAGATCAAGAGGGCATCAAGTCCTGTGGATCTCACCGGAATAGGTGTGAAGATAAGCCAGTTCTTTGAAGAAATGCTGGTGAAAAAGAAGAAGCAACAGGTTCATCTGTGTATCAACTCCCTGTCAACGATTCTCATGTATTCCAACATACAGACAGTTTTCAGGTTCCTGCATGTCTTCACCGGGCGTGTTAAAGCTGCCAACGGTTTTGGCCTGTATGTGGTTGAAGATGAGATGCACGATGCACAAACAATAGCTACCCTGAAACAGCTCTTTGACGGAATGATCGAGATTAAGGCTGTAGGAGATGCCTATGCCATGAGGGTAGTGGGAATGACCTCAAAGCCTACTCCATGGTTTGAGTATGCGATTGAGGGAAAAGATATCGTTCTTAAGAAAACATAA
- the crcB gene encoding fluoride efflux transporter CrcB → MVSEIILVGIGGFIGANLRYLVSGAIPRINEIPAGTLAVNTIGSFVLAVLTFTSVEGTLRYMISVGMLGSFTTFSTFAYESFRLLDEGENKRFLANIGLNVTLCLFAVLLAYSLIIR, encoded by the coding sequence TTGGTTTCTGAGATCATTCTCGTAGGAATCGGAGGTTTTATCGGTGCAAACCTCAGATACCTTGTTTCCGGAGCGATTCCAAGAATAAATGAGATTCCTGCAGGAACTCTTGCAGTGAATACCATTGGCAGTTTTGTACTTGCTGTGCTGACGTTCACTTCCGTAGAAGGAACACTGCGTTACATGATAAGTGTAGGAATGCTTGGCTCTTTTACAACGTTCTCAACCTTTGCATATGAGAGCTTCAGGCTGCTTGATGAAGGAGAGAACAAACGTTTCCTGGCGAATATCGGTCTTAACGTCACGTTGTGTCTTTTTGCCGTTTTACTTGCATACAGTCTCATTATCAGATGA
- a CDS encoding PsbP-related protein, protein MKREIKMIKNRNAVISFGIIGIILCASLMVSGCADNETYTNEDYGFSVQYPGSWNIEEQTNEDYSQVNITSPEKEAVFMLLVSDVSSLDVTYEDLAESVFGNFELYERFEPETDITRGLITFNGQEAYEVTLSRTDDEKETQYMRGIFFIDNNILGGDKGYFLVYYSTKDERENADKIMDSFTFDTN, encoded by the coding sequence ATGAAAAGAGAGATTAAAATGATTAAAAATAGAAATGCAGTGATTTCATTTGGAATAATAGGTATCATTTTATGTGCTTCATTAATGGTCAGTGGTTGTGCAGATAATGAAACTTACACCAATGAAGACTACGGTTTTAGTGTCCAATACCCCGGATCATGGAACATTGAAGAACAAACAAATGAGGATTATTCACAGGTGAATATCACAAGCCCGGAAAAAGAAGCGGTATTCATGCTGTTAGTTTCGGATGTTTCATCTTTAGACGTTACCTATGAAGATCTTGCAGAATCTGTATTCGGCAATTTTGAGTTATATGAACGATTTGAACCTGAGACAGACATTACTAGAGGACTCATAACTTTCAATGGACAGGAAGCTTATGAGGTCACATTAAGTCGCACAGATGATGAAAAAGAAACCCAGTATATGAGAGGAATATTTTTTATAGATAATAACATCCTCGGAGGAGACAAAGGTTACTTTTTAGTATACTATTCAACTAAAGATGAACGTGAAAATGCAGATAAAATAATGGACTCTTTTACGTTTGATACTAATTAA
- a CDS encoding PsbP-related protein yields the protein MIKNKNIIISLSLISAILFAAVVTSGCTDYETYNNNLYAYSIQYPDTWDKDTDLGDGGVTFTNPEDGSYVRLACIDMDSYFYSSYTFEEAIKNLVGILEYEDDFDVIEEQYTTFKDYDAYEIEYTYTNVREDMHCKQIFFIDGDYLFALTYEATSDNYKDDLKTANKIMKSTEL from the coding sequence ATGATAAAAAATAAAAACATAATAATATCCCTGAGTTTAATTAGTGCTATTCTTTTTGCAGCAGTTGTTACAAGTGGTTGCACAGATTATGAAACATATAACAACAACTTATACGCCTACAGTATCCAATACCCTGATACATGGGATAAAGATACCGATTTAGGAGATGGCGGAGTTACTTTCACTAATCCTGAAGACGGCTCATATGTCAGACTAGCGTGTATAGACATGGACAGCTACTTTTACAGCTCTTACACTTTTGAAGAAGCTATCAAAAATCTAGTAGGGATACTTGAATATGAAGATGACTTTGATGTCATTGAGGAACAATATACAACTTTCAAGGATTATGACGCTTATGAGATAGAATACACCTACACAAATGTTAGAGAAGATATGCATTGTAAGCAGATATTTTTTATTGATGGCGATTATCTGTTTGCGCTAACATATGAAGCTACTTCGGACAATTACAAAGATGACCTAAAAACTGCAAATAAAATCATGAAATCTACTGAACTATGA
- a CDS encoding cytochrome c biogenesis protein CcdA — protein MIKRPVHRHPVTERNKCRFLLAFLFSISLILFTGMAQATVSVEYFYEDGCLKCAQASPVIEDVVSSYSDTNFSSYEIKSAFSLAKSYGVSTVPAIVVNGSTVISYNDYEGDTEKLRSMLSEAIETAPVMSLETDSSKVESLSGEASGDQTPAVIFIAGLLAGFNPCLIAVMAFLASAIVSSGGSRKDMLVLVIGFCAGIFVTYMVVGFGILNTITSFPWIRDAIMSFMILLVAIFGVWHIYDGYYIKKNSKSSFKTPHSFVDLMNHARGKNILLISFVGGGIFSLVKAPCVGAVYLMILEMLLSGGNTVNAVLYMGLYNFAVVLPILILGALLAFGLDPEKVNEFREKRRVEVRLITGIILILLAALLQLNII, from the coding sequence ATGATAAAAAGACCTGTTCATCGACATCCTGTCACTGAACGAAATAAATGCAGGTTTTTACTTGCATTTTTATTTTCCATTTCCCTGATACTCTTTACTGGTATGGCTCAGGCTACGGTGTCAGTGGAATACTTCTACGAAGATGGCTGTCTGAAATGTGCCCAAGCATCACCTGTAATTGAAGATGTGGTTTCCAGTTACTCTGATACTAACTTCAGTTCATATGAGATCAAATCGGCTTTCAGCCTGGCGAAAAGTTACGGAGTGTCAACAGTTCCTGCTATCGTTGTGAATGGCAGCACGGTTATCAGTTACAATGATTATGAAGGTGACACTGAAAAGCTCCGGTCAATGCTTTCAGAAGCAATCGAAACAGCTCCGGTAATGAGTTTAGAAACTGACTCCTCAAAAGTCGAATCTCTATCCGGGGAAGCTTCAGGTGACCAGACTCCTGCTGTGATATTCATCGCAGGTCTTCTTGCAGGTTTCAATCCCTGTCTTATTGCTGTCATGGCTTTCCTCGCATCAGCAATCGTTTCTTCAGGAGGTTCCCGTAAGGATATGCTGGTCCTTGTAATCGGATTCTGTGCCGGGATATTTGTAACTTACATGGTTGTAGGTTTTGGAATACTGAACACCATTACTTCTTTTCCATGGATCAGGGACGCTATAATGTCATTTATGATACTCCTTGTAGCTATTTTTGGAGTATGGCACATTTATGATGGATATTACATAAAGAAAAATTCAAAATCATCATTCAAAACCCCTCATTCGTTTGTGGATCTTATGAACCATGCCAGAGGCAAGAATATACTTCTTATCTCTTTCGTTGGCGGCGGAATATTCTCTCTGGTAAAAGCTCCGTGTGTTGGCGCTGTTTACCTGATGATACTTGAAATGCTCCTTTCCGGCGGCAACACTGTAAATGCTGTGCTGTACATGGGTCTTTATAATTTCGCAGTTGTCTTGCCAATTCTGATACTTGGTGCTCTTCTTGCCTTTGGACTTGATCCTGAAAAGGTAAATGAGTTCAGGGAAAAAAGACGTGTTGAAGTCCGTCTGATTACGGGAATAATATTGATATTACTGGCTGCGTTGTTGCAGTTGAACATTATATAA
- a CDS encoding DUF4755 domain-containing protein has protein sequence MIVLVYTDFSVIIAALVFSIFAYVPLSILKRIEARLNDKVCLEEYTGNNPTWDFTYVKNGNYIALDSTNKTIHLGNKSGRKLIEKSYTFFDVREWGYYTKQGTTTIQKDAYTDNYSVREDKHPYMYLYINVKDTQYPQWQIPFKTSDSYNLKRWMEILNQSINEM, from the coding sequence ATGATCGTGCTTGTATATACTGATTTTTCTGTGATAATAGCTGCGTTAGTTTTCTCTATTTTTGCGTATGTGCCTCTAAGTATTTTGAAAAGAATTGAAGCACGTCTTAATGACAAAGTGTGTCTTGAAGAATACACAGGTAACAATCCTACATGGGATTTTACATATGTAAAAAATGGTAATTATATCGCTTTAGACTCGACAAATAAAACAATTCATCTGGGGAATAAATCAGGACGCAAGTTAATTGAGAAAAGTTATACATTTTTTGATGTCAGAGAATGGGGTTATTATACAAAACAAGGTACTACAACAATACAGAAAGACGCTTATACAGACAATTATTCTGTAAGGGAAGATAAGCATCCTTATATGTATCTGTATATAAATGTCAAAGATACACAATATCCACAATGGCAAATCCCTTTTAAAACATCTGATAGCTATAATTTGAAAAGATGGATGGAAATATTGAATCAAAGTATCAATGAAATGTAG
- a CDS encoding MogA/MoaB family molybdenum cofactor biosynthesis protein encodes MSSQSTKEHKEGTEKAYSFYLITVSSSRFSEFGAVTLPEEANDGSGKLMKELVTTAGHKVTKYELIPDDPSLIKGAIHRALESDADVVITSGGTGLASKDVTIESVAPLFDKDIPGFGELFRFKSIEQIGSSVILSRAAAGLLRGKVVFCIPGSPNAVELALRDIILPETGHLVKHARQ; translated from the coding sequence ATGAGCAGTCAGTCTACAAAAGAACATAAGGAAGGAACAGAAAAGGCTTATTCCTTTTATCTGATTACAGTTTCCAGTTCAAGGTTCAGTGAATTTGGAGCCGTTACCTTACCCGAAGAAGCTAACGATGGTTCTGGAAAGCTAATGAAGGAACTTGTAACTACCGCTGGTCACAAAGTTACAAAGTACGAATTGATCCCTGATGATCCTTCATTGATCAAAGGAGCTATACACCGTGCCCTTGAATCTGATGCAGATGTTGTTATCACAAGTGGAGGAACCGGTCTTGCATCAAAGGATGTTACAATTGAATCTGTAGCTCCTCTATTTGACAAAGATATCCCGGGATTCGGTGAGCTTTTCCGTTTCAAAAGCATAGAACAGATAGGTAGCTCAGTAATTCTTTCACGTGCAGCAGCAGGTTTGTTAAGAGGGAAAGTAGTATTCTGCATTCCAGGTTCTCCCAATGCTGTGGAACTGGCCTTAAGGGACATAATATTGCCCGAAACCGGCCATCTTGTGAAACATGCTCGCCAGTAA
- a CDS encoding DUF190 domain-containing protein → MRTLLLRIYLSENDKYRGKTAHHAVIEFLKDKGIAGATVHHCMEGYGVHHKIHTASVLRLGTDLPVIVQAVDREENIRNIIPELKEMLPTELMIVQEVEVVSGEGFKDK, encoded by the coding sequence ATGAGAACATTACTTTTAAGAATATATCTGAGTGAGAATGACAAGTACAGGGGAAAAACTGCACATCATGCAGTCATAGAGTTCCTGAAAGACAAAGGTATTGCAGGAGCCACTGTGCACCATTGCATGGAAGGATACGGAGTTCACCACAAGATACACACTGCAAGCGTCCTGAGACTTGGAACAGACCTACCGGTCATAGTTCAGGCGGTTGACAGGGAAGAGAACATAAGAAATATCATCCCGGAACTAAAAGAAATGCTTCCCACTGAACTTATGATAGTACAGGAAGTAGAAGTTGTTTCAGGAGAAGGGTTTAAAGATAAGTGA
- a CDS encoding YhbY family RNA-binding protein, giving the protein MDKDKLYQLKNEATKIKPIINIGKNGITDSVIEEIKKQVKANRLVKIKMLKTSAEGEDIKTSAEKLAEATNTTLIDVRGSTVVIYR; this is encoded by the coding sequence ATGGATAAAGACAAATTATATCAATTAAAGAATGAAGCAACAAAGATCAAACCTATTATCAATATAGGAAAGAACGGAATTACCGATTCCGTTATAGAGGAAATAAAGAAGCAGGTCAAGGCAAACCGCCTTGTAAAGATAAAAATGCTCAAGACAAGTGCTGAGGGTGAGGATATCAAGACAAGTGCTGAGAAACTTGCAGAGGCAACCAATACAACCCTTATTGATGTAAGGGGCAGCACAGTTGTTATCTACAGGTGA
- a CDS encoding PGF-CTERM sorting domain-containing protein, translating into MKEQQKSIYKKVSIYLILLSLGLMSAQVACAETYTLDQQWNISDAEMINDIDVDSSGNVYVAVDGAYIMKFDSAGNFLAKYGEGTEDEFTSAQAVAVDSSGNVYAPYYNEGYQIVKFDSNGNIIMDIDTSDIYYDGYGTSLSITDIAVDSSGNIYALDSHFLIFKFDSSGNFVSGWGPEWRILNGNQDALIADVAVAVDSSDNIYSFSSSGDDTVIKLDSDGNLLAKWKSGFAIERDRAYLVVDQADNVHALTDTRTLDIYTFDSSGNLLSEQDLDGYFSSNPHFAFDSSSNVWYYCSRHSNEIQKYAIATQDTVQNENVEQTSVQTQSADSVSDTTTEETTTEETQSSKSPGFGIVCGIVGLFAAVLYNKR; encoded by the coding sequence ATGAAAGAACAACAAAAATCAATTTACAAAAAAGTATCAATTTACTTAATCTTATTGAGCCTTGGCTTGATGAGTGCTCAGGTAGCATGTGCTGAAACCTATACATTGGATCAACAATGGAATATTAGTGATGCAGAGATGATTAATGATATTGATGTCGACTCTTCCGGCAATGTTTATGTTGCTGTCGATGGTGCATATATCATGAAGTTTGACAGCGCTGGTAACTTCCTTGCTAAGTATGGTGAAGGAACTGAAGACGAATTTACTAGTGCACAAGCAGTTGCAGTTGACTCTTCTGGCAATGTTTATGCTCCTTATTACAACGAGGGATATCAAATTGTGAAGTTTGACAGTAATGGAAATATTATTATGGATATAGACACTTCTGATATTTATTACGACGGCTATGGGACATCATTATCTATAACTGATATTGCTGTTGATTCTTCTGGTAATATTTACGCTCTTGATAGTCATTTCTTGATATTTAAGTTTGATAGTAGCGGTAATTTCGTTTCCGGATGGGGTCCTGAGTGGCGTATATTAAATGGAAATCAAGATGCATTGATTGCTGATGTAGCTGTTGCTGTTGACTCTTCTGACAATATCTATTCTTTTAGTAGTTCAGGTGATGATACTGTTATCAAATTAGATAGTGATGGCAATCTTCTTGCTAAATGGAAGTCTGGTTTTGCAATAGAGAGAGACAGAGCCTATCTTGTTGTTGATCAGGCCGATAATGTTCATGCTCTCACTGATACTCGCACTCTAGATATCTATACGTTTGACAGTAGCGGTAATCTTCTTTCTGAACAGGATTTGGATGGCTATTTTTCAAGCAACCCGCACTTTGCTTTTGATTCTTCTAGCAATGTCTGGTATTATTGTTCGAGACATTCTAATGAGATTCAAAAATATGCCATTGCTACTCAGGATACTGTACAAAACGAAAATGTTGAACAGACATCTGTGCAAACACAAAGTGCAGACTCTGTAAGTGATACTACGACTGAAGAAACAACAACCGAAGAAACGCAAAGCTCAAAATCACCTGGTTTTGGAATCGTTTGCGGAATTGTAGGTTTGTTTGCTGCGGTTTTGTATAATAAAAGATAA
- a CDS encoding CdvA-like protein: protein MEEINADSMFVTKTSKNFANKLNSVFLNKEKIDSLLSNLEDLRSTEGLDDVQYEELKNEYSLKIDEIDNEISSIKTSITDKMVELEGDIKAYNKEHNDLNVRLKIGELTEQDCSKKLSKLESKIEMATMEKSELGLLLDVDNTEDLQEYISINADNQKNGVQSVIGKIQDKTEGLKSSNLDTDILGAIQSKKKGLATWIRRKR, encoded by the coding sequence ATGGAAGAAATCAATGCTGATAGTATGTTTGTTACTAAAACATCAAAGAACTTTGCCAACAAACTGAATTCTGTCTTCTTAAATAAAGAAAAGATAGATTCACTTCTCTCCAATCTTGAAGACCTCAGGTCAACCGAGGGATTAGATGATGTTCAGTATGAAGAGCTGAAAAATGAATACTCATTAAAGATTGATGAAATTGATAATGAAATTAGTTCTATTAAAACATCAATTACTGATAAGATGGTTGAACTTGAGGGTGATATCAAAGCTTACAACAAAGAGCATAATGATCTTAATGTCAGGTTAAAAATTGGTGAGCTTACTGAACAGGATTGCAGTAAAAAGCTAAGTAAACTGGAATCAAAAATAGAAATGGCTACAATGGAAAAATCCGAACTAGGATTGCTTCTTGATGTTGACAATACCGAGGATTTGCAGGAATACATATCAATAAATGCAGATAATCAAAAGAATGGAGTCCAGTCAGTCATTGGAAAAATTCAGGATAAGACTGAAGGACTGAAGTCCTCGAATTTAGATACTGACATTCTTGGAGCTATTCAGAGTAAAAAGAAAGGCTTAGCAACCTGGATTCGTAGAAAACGCTAG